ATACTTTGAATACCTCCTCAGCAAATTTCTCCGACATAAATCTGTGGTCGTAACCGATAATCACCTTTCTCTTCCCCTTACGCTCCAAAACCTTAGCGTGGGCAACAGCAAGCCTTCTGATATTTTCAAAAGTAAAATCTTCTCCTATTATAGCCCTCCAGCCATCAGTACCGAATTTCACAGACATCTTTCTGAGAATTATCCCAAATTATTTGGTATATGTCAACAGTTTTATCATCTCTTCAAAATTTGCAATCCCCTCAGGAGCTTCTATTACCGCTATACCTTCGTCCAAAAGGAATTTCTTCATTCTGTCTCCTATGCGCTTTACCATAATTTTGTTAACACCCTGCTTTTTTAAGATATTGATTAGCTCTCCTGTCTTACTATACCTTCTGCACTCATCTTTCTTGGTTAATGAATCACCCAGTATCTTTAACTTACCGACGGTCTTTAATGGATTTTGATAAAGCTCGTAAGTTCCATCGTCCCTTATTATCGCAAAAGCATCCGCCCTACCG
The genomic region above belongs to Hydrogenobacter sp. and contains:
- a CDS encoding NifB/NifX family molybdenum-iron cluster-binding protein; translation: MSLCIPVDYEFADKISVSKHFGRADAFAIIRDDGTYELYQNPLKTVGKLKILGDSLTKKDECRRYSKTGELINILKKQGVNKIMVKRIGDRMKKFLLDEGIAVIEAPEGIANFEEMIKLLTYTK